In Streptomyces sclerotialus, the DNA window GGCCACGGCCCCGGCCCGCGAGCTGACCGCGGGCGACGCGGTGCCGGTGCCGGGCCTGTCGGCCGTGGTCCCCGCCGCGGTCGCCCCCGTCGCGGACGGCACGGCGGCGGCCGGCATCACGCCCGGCGAGCCGGGCTCCGGCGGCCGGGCCGCCGCCTCCGCGCCCCGTACCCCGGCCCCGAGCGCGGCCGACTTCCGCAGGGCCGACGAGGCGCTGCTGCGGCTGAACGAGAGCGCCGTACGGCAGGAGGCCGCCCGCCAGGACGCGGCCCGCCGCGCGGAGCGGGAGCGTGCGGAGCGGCAGCGCGCCGCCGAGCAGGCCCGTGCCGCCGCACGGGTCCGCGGGGCGGCTGTGGGCGGCCCCGCGCTGCGTCCGGTGCCGGCCGCCGCCGTCGCGCCGCTCAGCCCCCAGCACCGGCCGGCGCCGCGGACGACCGGCGGCTTCGACTTCTTCGGTACGGGCACGGCCTCCCGGGCCGGTGTCACCGCCGGTACGGACACGGTCTCCGCGTCCGGCGCGGTCGCCGTGCCCAAGGAGGCCCCCGCGGCCCCGCTGGAGGAGGACCTGGCGGACGTGGTGGGCGACGAGGCGGTCGCCGAGCAGTCGGCCCGCGCCGCGGGGGCCCCGCGGACCGCGCAGCCGCGCGAGGAGGCCGCCACGGCCGCTCAGGAGCCGGCCCCGGCCGCCGCGGAGCCCGTCGCGCCGGAGACCGCCGGGGAGCCCACTGCGGAGCCGGAGCCCCGGCCGGAGCCCGCAGCGGCAAAGGCCGGGCAGGAGGCCCAGGCGGAAGCCGGGCAGGAAGCCCAGGACCAGGCCTCCGAGTCCGCCTCCGGTGAGGTCATCGACCTGACCGCGCACGACGAGACGGAGCAGTTCGACGTCGCCGAGCTGCGCAGCGCGGCCGCGCAGTAGGAGCCCGCGAGCGACAGAACGCCCGCACCGGTCACCGACCGGTGCGGGCGTTCCGCGTCGACTGCCGAAAACTTATCCACAGCCTGTGGATGGCCCTGTTGGCGTACACCTGGAGGACACCCCGCGTACGGCAGGACGCCTCCCGCGCGTCACTTGTCGATGTCGCCCACCACGAAGAACAGCGATCCCAGGATCGCCACCATGTCGGCGACCAGGGTGCCGGGCAGCAGCTCCGTCAGGGCCTGGATGTTGTTGAACGAGGCCGAGCGCAGCTTGAGGCGGTACGGGGTCTTCTCGCCCTTGGAGACGAGGTAGTAGCCGTTGATGCCGAGCGGGTTCTCGGTCCAGGCGTACGTCGCGCCCTCGGGGGCCTTGAGCACCTTCGGGAGCCGCTGGTTGATCGGGCCCGGGGGCAGCTCGGCCATCCGGTCCAGGCAGGCATCGGCCAGGTCCAGCGAGTTGTGCGTCTGCTCCAGCAGGCACTCGAAACGCGCCAGGCAGTCGCCCTCGGAGCGGGTGACGACCTCGAGCGTGTCCCGCAGCTCCCCGTAGGCCAGGTACGGCTCGTCGCGGCGCAGGTCGAAGTCGACGCCCGAGGCGCGGCCGATGGGCCCGGAGACGCCGTACGAGTGCACCGCCTCAGGGGTGAGCACGCCGACCCCGCGGGTCCGGCCGCGGAAGATCTCGTTGCCCAGCACCAGCCGGTCGAAGACGTCCATCCGGGAGCGGACCGCGGCCACCGCGTCCCGGGCGCGGCCGAGCCAGCCGGCCGGCAGGTCCTCCTTGAGGCCGCCGACGCGGTTGAACATGTAGTGCATCCGGCCGCCGGAGATCTCCTCCATGGCGTTCTGCAGCTCTTCGCGCTCGCGGAAGGCGTGGAACATCGGCGTGATGCCGCCCAGCTCCAGGGGGTAGGAGCCGAGGAACATCAGATGGTTGAGCACGCGGTTCAGCTCGGCGAGCAGCGTGCGGGTCCAGACGGCGCGCTCGGGGACCTCCATGCCGAGCATCCGCTCGACGGCCATCACGACGCCGAGCTCGTTGGAGAAGGCCGACAGCCAGTCGTGGCGGTTGGCGAGCACGATGATCTGGCGGTAGTCGCGCGCTTCGAAGAGCTTCTCCGCGCCCCGGTGCATGTAACCGATCACCGGTTCGGCATGGCTGATGCGCTCGCCGTCCAGTACCAGGCGCAGCCGCAGCACTCCATGGGTGGAGGGGTGCTGGGGCCCGATGTTGAGCACCATGTCCGTGCTCTCCGCCGCACCGCCAATGCCGACCATCGTCTCCGTCATGGGGACAGTCTGACAGCTCCGGCAGGCAGGCCGACCGGCTGGACCAGCCAGTGGAAGGCCCCCAGGCCGCCCGGGTCGGTCAGCTCGGCGGCCTCGCCGGCGCCGCTGAGGGCCCGCAGGTAGGCGGCCGGGTCGGTGGTCGCGAGGGCCAGCGGCGGGCGGCTCCCGTCGACGCCCAGGGCGCGCAGCGCGGCCCGCTGGGTGAGCAGCAGGGCCCCGGTGCCGCCGGCCGCCGCGCAGGCGTCCAGGGCGACGTGTGCGGTGATGTCGCAGCCGCCGTCCGGTACGGGGGCCACCTCGCGGCCGTCCCGGAAACCGGTGAGCGTGCCGTACGGCGGGCGGGTCTCCCGTACGTGCGCGTAGTCCGCGGTCACGGCGAACCCCTGGCGCAGTGTCCGCACCGCACGGGTCCAGGCCGCGTCCCGCGGCCGCCCGATCTCCGCCCGCAGCCCGGACGCAGGGAGGCCTTGAGGTGCGGAGCCGGACGCGCCTCCGTCCAGGGGCCACCACGTCTCCAGCCACGCCGCGTCCTCGCCCGTCACCGGTTCGCCGAGGCGTTCGGCGCCGTCCGACGGGCGTACGAGGACGTGGCGCAGCACGCCCTCCGGGTCCGCCTCGGCGACGTCCACCGGGACGTTGTCCAGCCACTCGTTGGCGAAGACCAGCCCGGTGAGCGTCCCCGGAGCGGGCAGCTCGTCGAGCCAGGTGATCCGGGGGTCCAGCCCGTCCGGGCGGGGCGCCCTCTCGACGGCGTACGCGCGCAGCCGTCCGGGCAGGGTCCCGTCCGCCCGCCCGCCGTCGTCCAGGGCCGCCAGCACGCCGCTCAGCAGCTCGCCGCGCCCCGCGCCGATGTCCAGGACGTCCAGGCGCTCGGGACGGCTCAGCGCGGCGTCCACCCGCTCCAGCAGCGCGGCCACCGCCCCGGCGTACTGCCGCGAGGCGTGCACCGAGGTGCGGAAGTGCCCGGCGGGCCCGGGGCCGTCCGCGCGTGTGTAGAAGCCGCCGGGTCCGTACAGCGCCCGTTCCGTCGCGTCCCGCCAGCCGCACCACTCGTTCATCACCGCCCCACGGTACGGGCGACCGGGGTGCGCTCCGGTATCCACCTTGGGGAGTAGGAGGCGCGCACAGGATCGCTCCTCCGGTTGACCCGTACACCTATACGCGCTGCCTACGCTGGGTGACGTGCAGCGTCTCTACGACTTCTTCCGCAGGCACCCGACAGGTGTGGACACCTTCTGGGCGGTGCTGCTCCTCGGGTTCTCGGGGCTGTGGCTGATGTCGGACTCCCTCCAAGGCCTCGTCCAGAGCTTCGTGGGGCTGCTGGTCGTCCTGGCGCTGTGCACGACGGTCGCGCTGCGCCGCAGGGCGCCGGTGCAGATGCTCGTGCTGGCGACCGCCGCCGGCCTCGCGCAGCTGGTCTTCGACGTGGAGACCAACCCCGCCGACTTCGCGATGATGGTGATCATCTACACCGTCGCGTACGGCAACGTCCGCTGGGCTTCCCGGTACGCGCTGATCGGCGGCATCCTCGCGCCGTTCCTGTCCCGGCTCCGGTGGCACGAGCCCAGCCCCTACACCACGGCCTGGCAGGACGCGATCGTCGTGATCTTCCTGTCCGTCCCGTTCGTGCTGGCCTGGGTGATGGGCGACTCGCTGCGCACCCGCCGCGCCTACTGGGAGCAGCTGGAGGAGCGCGCCACCCGCCTGGAGAAGGAGCGCGAGACCCAGTCCCGGATCGCGGTGGCGGCCGAGCGCGCCCGCATCGCCCGCGAGCTGCACGACGTCGTCGCGCACAACGTGTCGGTGATGGTGGTGCAGGCCGACGGCGCCGCTTACGTCCTCAAGTCCGCGCCCGACCAGGCCCAGCAGGCCCTGGCGACCATCTCCGGCACGGGCCGGCAGGCGCTCGCCGAGATGCGCCGGCTGCTGGGCGTGCTGCGGACCGGCGAGGGGGCCGAGGCCGGCGAGTACGTCCCCCAGCCCGGCGTCGAGCAGCTCGCCGAACTCGTGGAGCAGGTGCGCGGCGCCGGCCTGCCCGTGGAGTTCACGGTCCGTGGTGCCGAACGGCCGCTGCCCAGCGGCGTGGAGCTGACCGCGTACCGCATCGTCCAGGAGGCGCTGACCAACACCCGTAAGCACGGCGGGCCGGGCGTGGCCGCGACGGTCCGCCTCGTCTACGGGGAGGAGAGCCTGGAGCTGCTCGTCGAGGACGACGGCCGGGGCGCCCGGCACGAGCTGTACGACGAAGGCGGCGCCGACGGGCTGGGCCACGGCCTCATCGGCATGCGGGAGCGCGTCGGTATGGTCGGCGGCAGCCTGGACGCGGGGCCGCGGCCGGGCGGCGGCTTCCGTATCAGTGCCGTGCTGCCGCTCACCCCGGTGCGGTGACGGACGCGCCGCCCTCGGACGCGCCGGCCCGGCGCGCCACCTTGTTGACCGATGCCCCGAAGGGACGGACCCCTGCCATGACCATCCGCGTGATGCTCGTCGACGACCAGGTGCTGCTGCGCACCGGCTTCCGGATGGTGCTGGCCGCCCAGCCGGACATGGAGGTCGTCGCGGAGGCGGGCGACGGGGTGGCCGCCCTGGAGGCGCTGCGGGCCACCCGGGTCGACGTGATCCTGATGGACGTGCGGATGCCCAACCTGGACGGCGTGGAGGCCACCCGGCGGATCTGCGGGGACGGCACGGTGGAGGACGCGCCGAAGGTGCTCATCCTGACCACGTTCGACCTGGACGAGTACGCCTTCTCCGCGCTCAAGGCCGGGGCCAGCGGGTTCATGCTCAAGGACGTGCCCCCCGACGAGCTGCTGGCGGCGATCCGCGCGGTGCACAGCGGCGATGCGGTGGTGGCGCCGTCCACCACCCGCCGCCTGCTGGACCGCTTCACCCCGATGCTGCCGTCGGCCACGCCGCAGGAAGGCCGGCCGGAGCTGGGGCGGCTCACCGAACGGGAGCGCGAGGTGCTGCTCCTCGTGGCGCAGGGCCTGTCGAACGGTGAGATCGCCGCCCGTCTCGTCCTCTCCGAGGCGACGGTCAAGACGCACGTGGGCCGCATCCTCACCAAGCTCGAACTGCGGGACCGTGTGCAGGCGGTCGTGCTGGCGTACGAAACGGGCCTGGTACGGGCCGGCGGCGGCGCATCATAGAAGGACCGCCGTCCCCTAGCTTCCAGGGAGCGCACCGTGACCGACCGCAAGCCGCCGGGCGTCAGCTTCGAGACCTGGGTCGACCGGCAGATCAGGGAAGCCGCCGAACGCGGCGAGTTCGACGATCTGCCCGGCGCGGGGCAGCCCCTGAAGGGCCTGGACAAGCCGTACGACGAGATGTGGTGGGTGCGGGACAAGATGGAGCGGGAGAGCCTGTCCTGCCTCCCGCCCACGCTCACGCTGCGCAAAGAGGCCGAGGACGCGCTGGCCGCGGCGCGCGGGGCCCGCTCCGAGCGCGAGGTGCGGCGCATCGTCGCGGACATCAACGACAAGATCCGGGAAGCGCTGAAGAACCCCCCTCCGGGGCCGCCGCTGGGCCTCTCACCCTTCGATGCCGAGAAGGTCGTCGGGAATTGGCGCGCGGACCTGCGGGAGCGGGTCCGCAAGCGGAACGCCTCTTAGAAGGCACGCGGCAGGCGCCCGGCCGCGCCCCCTGAGGGCCGGTCAGCGCAGCACGCCCTCCAGGAAGTCGCTGCCCAGCCGGGCGACGACCTGGAGGTCCAGCTGGTGCAGCACGTACCGGCCGCGGCGGCGGGTCCGGATCAGGCCCGCCTTCTTCAGGACGGCCAGGTGCCGGGAGACCTCGGGCGCGGAGATGCCGTGCTCGGCGGCCAGTTCGCCGGTGCTGTACGCGGTCCTGGCGAGGTTGCGGCAGATCCGGATGCGCATCGGGTGGGCCAGCGCTTCCAGGCGCTGCTGGAGCAGCTCCACGGAGGCCGTGCGGGACAGCTCGGGCGTCGCCACCGGGTAGTGGATGACCGGCCGCCAGCCCGGCGCGTGCAGCACCATCAGGTGCGGCCAGCCGAAGGACGACGGCACGAACGTCAGACCGGCGCCGACCGCACTGTTCAGGGCGGTGGCCCGCCCGTTGCTGAGCTTGTCCACCATGATGCGGCGCTGGTCCTCGTCCACCGAGAGTGCCGCGGACACCTCCGTGAGCGCGTCGGCCAGGCCCTTGTGGCGCAGCACCTCGGTCTTGTGCCGGGCGTCGGCCGCCAGTTCGACGCGGACCCGCTGCCAGACATCGGCGAAGAACGCCTCGTCGCAGTCCTCGAAGAGGCGGCGTATCCAGGCGCGTACGGCCGGCGGGTCGGCCAGCAGCCGGCGCGCGAACTCCGCCTGCCGGGGCCCGCGCGCCGCCGCACGCTCCAGCGCCTGTTCCCGCGCCGCCGCGTCGACCAGCGGGGACGGACCGCCCCGGCAGTAGAGGCTGGCACAGGAGATCTCCAGCGCCGCGTTGACGTACAGCTCGTCGTCCAGCCGGTCGAGCAGGTCCAGGTCGTCGGCGAGCGTCGCGCCGGGCAGCCCCTGGGTGTCGGCGAGTGCCGCGAACGGCATCGAGATGTCGGAGAACGTCGGCCCCCACAGGAAATCCGCCTCGTGCAGCCGGTCCGCCAGGTCCGGCTTGAGCGCGGCGCAGGTCGCCGTCGTCCAGCCGTGCAGCCCCGGGTGGTGGCCCGGCTCCGTCAGCGCGTGCAGGGCGGTGCCGAGCTCCGCGAGCGGCGAGGGGGCGAAGACGATGCGCTCCTCCGGCAGGCCGGTGATGTCGATCTGAATGCCCATGCGTCCTCCCCTGAACGTGCGCGCCGCCGCGGGCCCGGTACGGCCATCATGCGTGACCTGCGGAGCGTGCCCGCCGACGTTTGACGGCTCCCGTCAATCCACGTGCCCCCGGCTGCGGATGCCGCCCACGGTTGAGGACATGAACGCGATGCAGCAGCACATGATCGACGTCTACCGCGCCGCGCAGCGTGGCGAGGCCGCGCCGCCGCTGCCCGGCACCGGCGACGTACGGGAACTGCGGGCCGTACGGGACCTGCGGCGTTTCAAGGCCGTCGTCACCCCGCCCGCCGACCGTCTGTCGGCCCGGCTCCTGCGCGCCGTACGGGGCCTCCTCGGGCGGCGTGCGCACGCCTCAGCCCCCGCCGGCCACCGTCCGCACCCGCGCCAGGAAGTCCGCGAGAACGCTCCGCACATCGGCGGCAGACCAGCCCAGTGCGGCTGACCCCACGGCGACCTCGGTCGTCGCGACGCCCGGCACGCCACCG includes these proteins:
- a CDS encoding sensor histidine kinase, whose protein sequence is MQRLYDFFRRHPTGVDTFWAVLLLGFSGLWLMSDSLQGLVQSFVGLLVVLALCTTVALRRRAPVQMLVLATAAGLAQLVFDVETNPADFAMMVIIYTVAYGNVRWASRYALIGGILAPFLSRLRWHEPSPYTTAWQDAIVVIFLSVPFVLAWVMGDSLRTRRAYWEQLEERATRLEKERETQSRIAVAAERARIARELHDVVAHNVSVMVVQADGAAYVLKSAPDQAQQALATISGTGRQALAEMRRLLGVLRTGEGAEAGEYVPQPGVEQLAELVEQVRGAGLPVEFTVRGAERPLPSGVELTAYRIVQEALTNTRKHGGPGVAATVRLVYGEESLELLVEDDGRGARHELYDEGGADGLGHGLIGMRERVGMVGGSLDAGPRPGGGFRISAVLPLTPVR
- a CDS encoding SAM-dependent methyltransferase, giving the protein MNEWCGWRDATERALYGPGGFYTRADGPGPAGHFRTSVHASRQYAGAVAALLERVDAALSRPERLDVLDIGAGRGELLSGVLAALDDGGRADGTLPGRLRAYAVERAPRPDGLDPRITWLDELPAPGTLTGLVFANEWLDNVPVDVAEADPEGVLRHVLVRPSDGAERLGEPVTGEDAAWLETWWPLDGGASGSAPQGLPASGLRAEIGRPRDAAWTRAVRTLRQGFAVTADYAHVRETRPPYGTLTGFRDGREVAPVPDGGCDITAHVALDACAAAGGTGALLLTQRAALRALGVDGSRPPLALATTDPAAYLRALSGAGEAAELTDPGGLGAFHWLVQPVGLPAGAVRLSP
- a CDS encoding response regulator, whose protein sequence is MTIRVMLVDDQVLLRTGFRMVLAAQPDMEVVAEAGDGVAALEALRATRVDVILMDVRMPNLDGVEATRRICGDGTVEDAPKVLILTTFDLDEYAFSALKAGASGFMLKDVPPDELLAAIRAVHSGDAVVAPSTTRRLLDRFTPMLPSATPQEGRPELGRLTEREREVLLLVAQGLSNGEIAARLVLSEATVKTHVGRILTKLELRDRVQAVVLAYETGLVRAGGGAS
- a CDS encoding NADH-quinone oxidoreductase subunit D; the protein is MTETMVGIGGAAESTDMVLNIGPQHPSTHGVLRLRLVLDGERISHAEPVIGYMHRGAEKLFEARDYRQIIVLANRHDWLSAFSNELGVVMAVERMLGMEVPERAVWTRTLLAELNRVLNHLMFLGSYPLELGGITPMFHAFREREELQNAMEEISGGRMHYMFNRVGGLKEDLPAGWLGRARDAVAAVRSRMDVFDRLVLGNEIFRGRTRGVGVLTPEAVHSYGVSGPIGRASGVDFDLRRDEPYLAYGELRDTLEVVTRSEGDCLARFECLLEQTHNSLDLADACLDRMAELPPGPINQRLPKVLKAPEGATYAWTENPLGINGYYLVSKGEKTPYRLKLRSASFNNIQALTELLPGTLVADMVAILGSLFFVVGDIDK
- a CDS encoding DUF5937 family protein, whose protein sequence is MQIDITGLPEERIVFAPSPLAELGTALHALTEPGHHPGLHGWTTATCAALKPDLADRLHEADFLWGPTFSDISMPFAALADTQGLPGATLADDLDLLDRLDDELYVNAALEISCASLYCRGGPSPLVDAAAREQALERAAARGPRQAEFARRLLADPPAVRAWIRRLFEDCDEAFFADVWQRVRVELAADARHKTEVLRHKGLADALTEVSAALSVDEDQRRIMVDKLSNGRATALNSAVGAGLTFVPSSFGWPHLMVLHAPGWRPVIHYPVATPELSRTASVELLQQRLEALAHPMRIRICRNLARTAYSTGELAAEHGISAPEVSRHLAVLKKAGLIRTRRRGRYVLHQLDLQVVARLGSDFLEGVLR
- a CDS encoding DUF1992 domain-containing protein, which gives rise to MTDRKPPGVSFETWVDRQIREAAERGEFDDLPGAGQPLKGLDKPYDEMWWVRDKMERESLSCLPPTLTLRKEAEDALAAARGARSEREVRRIVADINDKIREALKNPPPGPPLGLSPFDAEKVVGNWRADLRERVRKRNAS